The Lampris incognitus isolate fLamInc1 chromosome 17, fLamInc1.hap2, whole genome shotgun sequence genome contains a region encoding:
- the fbrs gene encoding autism susceptibility gene 2 protein homolog isoform X5, producing the protein MEGPSRSSGFRQSRRSRSQRDRERRRRVDLAEQRATSLSSGSDHEACGTNSVLGPGGRESRPGFGRHRPPRRRKRESVSCEEDIIDGFAIASFISLEALEMDCSLKPNQRAAMLMGRGSKRKRGPEENGGGPLSEPEEGAPPSYSRSCWNRNRKKRRKTDVKGALGLPLETGYICDTESDSGDKASDNDMEPVFTVSTRKVGEPIPVSMASSVGKSCPSLPSRCGGVSRLMVTPSVSGLERSQERSLEPPYPEPVSSSTSSASFSCLPAHSAVTATATVTRPSLPNGGSSLHSRHDPSPPLSKHKPFLTFPGRPHSIYSMGISNRNSTSVKPPSSAASSSSSMRPPTPSTSMSLNRGSVSSGPLRPPSRASSGTLFTSSPGLPPPPPLLQVSSHSTAADQDLLRQSLNSHFLASQDREDRRSVPGAESNTPGAGRSTPGGPSASSSTPGSSGRTSQNQSNIQPLAFQFHQHNHQHQHTHTHQHFTPFLHPTATAPPLFDKYAGKMDGLYRHTFFPQYPPPSVPGIQPVIPPAGPFSSLQGAFQPKGTGPEMTTRLGVVPHHLQPKDPRLTDPFGASLKVSKKPGKWCAMHVHVAWMILSHQKKVKMMQAEPHKLDFRSDLLARIPGAGSLGPLGPLGGGLPPTHELTRPASLFTTTGGVNPSSTPFIPPSTPHSSFLTPTAHLDPYGRSPPFTPLGALGSSAFGGLGSPTLGGSVFGHKDSPATVVGGLSTSNHHDPWNRLHGGPPGFPAGPSWAKGADKRDDRDRGKDADRRDIPHIKDEKDRDNMLYGRQPVRMSPVALAFKPRSSTPVSHINGHSNALAGSSGHIEDLARSVNRDRDRERDRDGDKRLLQTMSSRGPPLGSSSVIADRDRPRSSSSSVLTTPPPSNRSAPSPLDLYPRQQPSSAHSLHGEPSHSSSQRDGSLPASSSASATVTSLSQGKKPDRTTTPVPKPPLLLPPVKVKEERKEEPEHIPITLQAPPAPSHSFERPNSRHHHPSSGTPSSSLSLTPTPGVPIPPPTPHPPSHHHLSLLERTRAIEAYLGSTAGAGGLVMGPGGERFPHSHAQGPSQAPHSFTWDPWRELAAQQQQQQQRREVMALRSDPHLALRSDPHLARLIQHQHAQRFLEAERAAAVAAAAAATPHHPQTSTSSASTSAVRQEFGLMAHHFDRPPQLGPPGGGLMDEEQRAQILREDFERARYFGMHPHPHLSTGSHLPSPSHAATATHLDQLHPGLLSHPLPPGASATSQHHPGLYSRLGPLHSHHVPNGILAKTPAGLVGALSVGAPPPLIPSVTSRSSTPPRSSRLGGPGELALYGAHKDGESR; encoded by the exons ATGGAGGGTCCGAGCCGGAGCAGTGGATTCAGACAGAGCAGACGGTCCCGATCGCAGCGCGACAGGGAGCGGCGGAGGAGAGTCGACCTCGCCGAGCAGCGGGCCACATCCCTGTCCTCGGGCTCCGATCATGAGGCTTGTGGGACCAACTCTGTTCTGGGACCCGGTGGGAGAGAAAGCCGGCCTGGGTTCGGGAGACACAGGCCTCCCCGTCGGAGGAAGAGAGAGTCAGTGTCGTGCGAAGAAGACATAATCGATGGTTTCGCAATTGCGAGCTTCATCAGCCTAGAAGCCCTGGAG ATGGACTGCTCTCTAAAGCCCAACCAACGTGCTGCTATGCTGATGGGAAGAGGGAGCAAGAGGAAGAGAGGCCCAGAGGAGAACGGTGGAGGGCCGCTTTCAGAACCTGAGGAAGGAGCCCCACCCAGCTACTCCCGCAGTTGTTGGAACAGGAATAGAAAAAAGAGGAGAAAGACAGACGTAAAG GGCGCATTGGGGCTCCCTTTGGAGACCGGCTATATT TGTGACACTGAGAGTGATTCAGGAGATAAG gcCTCTGACAATGACATGGAACCAGTGTTCACAGTGAGCACCAGGAAAG TCGGTGAACCCATCCCTGTGAGCATGGCTTCATCTGTAGGCAAAAGCTGCCCTTCTCTACCTTCTCGTTGTGGTGGGGTCTCCCGGCTGATGGTCACCCCGAGTGTATCTGGCCTGGAGCGCAGTCAGGAGAGAAGCCTGGAGCCGCCTTACCCAGAGCCCGTTTCTTCTTCTACCTCTTCCGCCTCCTTCTCTTGCCTACCTGCCCACTCTGCGGTTACGGCCACAGCCACAGTTACCCGGCCCAGCTTACCCAATGGTGGCAGCAGCCTTCATAGCCGCCACGATCCCAGTCCCCCGCTCTCCAAACACAAGCCTTTCCTTACTTTTCCTGGACGACCTCACTCCATCTACAGCATGGGCATCAGCAACAG aaACAGCACTTCAGTCAAACCCCCATCATCTGCTGCTTCTTCCTCATCCTCCATGCGTCCCCCCACTCCCTCTACCAGTATGTCACTTAACAGAGGCTCAGTATCCTCAGGGCCCCTCCGACCCCCATCACGAGCCAGCTCTGGGACCCTATTCACCTCTTCACCTGGCctgcctcctcctccgcctctacTACAAGTTTCCAGCCACTCAACAGCAGCAG ACCAAGATTTACTGCGTCAAAGTTTAAACTCTCACTTCCTGGCCTCTCAAGATCGTGAAGACAGGCGCAGTGTCCCTGGGGCTGAGAGCAACACACCCGGTGCAGGCCGGTCCACCCCTGGTGGTCCATCAGCATCAAGTTCTACCCCAGGTTCATCAGGCAGGACGTCTCAGAACCAGTCCAACATCCAACCCCTGGCCTTCCAGTTCCATCAGCACAACCaccagcaccaacacacacatacacaccaacacTTCACACCTTTCTTGCACCCCACAGCTACTGCACCACCCCTG TTTGATAAGTATGCAGGCAAGATGGACGGGCTGTACCGACACACT TTCTTCCCACAATACCCTCCTCCATCAGTCCCTGGTATCCAGCCTGTGATTCCTCCCGCTGGGCCTTTCAGCTCTCTGCAAGGAGCTTTTCAGCCAAAG GGAACGGGTCCTGAGATGACCACTCGACTTGGGGTTGTGCCTCACCACCTGCAGCCCAAAGACCCCAGG CTAACTGATCCATTTGGGGCATCGTTGAAAGTCAGTAAA AAACCTGGAAAATGGTGTGCTATGCATGTACATGTGGCCTGGATGATTCTAAGCCATCAGAAAAAAGTAAag ATGATGCAAGCTGAACCTCACAAGCTGGACTTCCGTAGTGATTTGCTGGCCCGTATTCCTGGAGCTGGAAGTCTGGGCCCTCTGGGTCCCCTGGGAGGAGGCCTCCCCCCTACACATGAGCTTACCAGACCTGCCAGTCTATTCACAAccacag GTGGAGTCAATCCGTCCTCAACTCCTTTTATTCCTCCATCAACACCTCACTCCTCTTTCCTCACTCCAACAGCACACTTGG atccATATGGCCGCTCACCTCCCTTTACCCCACTGGGAGCCCTGGGCTCTAGTGCCTTTGGAGGACTTGGCAGCCCAACTCTGG GTGGCTCTGTGTTTGGCCACAAGGACTCTCCAGCCACTGTGGTTGGGGGCTTATCAACCTCGAACCATCATGATCCATGGAATCGGCTACATGGGGGCCCTCCTGGGTTCCCTGCTGGCCCCAGCTGGGCTAAAGGTGCCGACAAGAGGGACGATAGAGATCGAGGGAAGGATGCGGACAGGAGAGACATCCCTCACATTAAGGATGAAAAGGACAG AGACAACATGCTGTATGGGCGGCAACCTGTAAGAATGTCTCCGGTTGCCCTTGCCTTCAAACCACGCAGTAGCACCCCAGTCTCTCACATCAACGGCCACAGCAATGCCCTTGCAGGGAGCAGTGGGCATATTGAGGACCTGGCTCGCAGtgtgaacagagacagagaccgtGAGCGAGACAGAGATGGGGATAAGAGGCTGCTGCAGACAATGTCTTCAAGGGGGCCTCCTCTTGGCTCTTCATCTGTAatagcagacagagacagaccacGGTCTTCCTCATCCTCTGTGCTCACCACTCCCCCACCCTCCAACCGCTCTGCCCCATCTCCCTTGGACCTGTACCCCCGCCAGCAGCCCTCCTCAGCACACAGCCTCCATGGTGAACCCTCCCACTCCTCCTCCCAAAGAGACGGCAGCCTTCCTGCTTCGTCCTCGGCTTCTGCCACTGTCACCTCTCTGTCTCAGGGCAAGAAGCCTGATCGGACCACAACCCCAGTTCCCAAACCCCCTTTGCTCCTCCCGCCCGTCAAAGTCAAAGAGGAACGGAAAGAGGAGCCAGAGCACATCCCCATCACCCTGCAGGCTCCCCCAGCCCCCAGCCACAGTTTTGAGCGGCCCAACAGCCGTCACCACCACCCTAGCTCTGGtaccccctcctcctctttgtCACTGACTCCAACTCCTGGTGTtcccatccccccacccacccctcaccCTCCTTCCCACCATCATCTCTCCCTGCTTGAGCGTACTAGGGCAATTGAGGCCTATTTGGGGAGCACAGCAGGGGCTGGAGGACTCGTGATGGGTCCAGGAGGAGAACGATTCCCCCACAGTCATGCCCAGGGACCGTCCCAGGCCCCCCACAGTTTTACCTGGGACCCCTGGAGGgagctggctgcccagcagcagcagcagcagcaacgaaGGGAGGTGATGGCCCTGCGGTCAGACCCCCACCTGGCACTGCGCTCCGACCCCCATCTGGCCCGGCTAATCCAGCACCAACATGCTCAGCGCTTCCTGGAGGCAGAGAGGGCTGCGGCTGTagcagctgcagcagctgccACACCTCACCACCCTCAGACATCTACCTCTTCTGCCTCCACCTCTGCTGTCCGGCAGGAGTTTGGCCTGATGGCCCACCACTTTGATCGCCCCCCCCAGCTTGGACCTCCAGGTGGTGGGTTAATGGATGAGGAGCAGCGAGCTCAGATCCTGCGGGAGGACTTTGAACGAGCTCGCTACTTTGGGATGCACCCACACCCGCACTTATCCACCGGATCTCACCTGCCGAGCCCCTCCCATGCTGCTACTGCCACCCACCTGGACCAGCTTCACCCAGGCCTTCTTTCCCACCCACTCCCTCCTGGAGCCTCTGCCACTTCCCAGCACCACCCGGGCCTTTACTCCCGTCTGGGACCGCTTCACTCGCACCATGTGCCCAACGGTATTTTGGCCAAGACCCCTGCCGGCTTGGTGGGAGCTCTTTCAGTGGGGGCACCTCCTCCCCTCATTCCATCAGTGACCAGCCGGTCGTCCACACCTCCCCGGAGCTCCAGACTCGGAGGGCCAGGTGAGCTTGCTCTTTATGGTGCCCATAAGGATGGGGAGTCCAGATAG